The sequence GCTTGATAGATTACTGAGACCCGGAGGGTATTTCGTGTATACTTCTCCTGAAGCATATGCACTTGATCCAGAAAATAGGAGGATCTGGAGTGCTATGTCTGATCTTCTGAAAAGAATGTGCTGGAGAGTTGTAGCGAAGAAAGAACCGAGTGTTGTATGGGCCAAGCCCCTGACCAATAGTTGTTACTTGAAGAGAGATTCTAGGACCCAGCCCCCTCTGTGTGATTCCAAGGATGACCCAGATGCAAGTTGGAACGTGAGCATGAAGGCGTGCATTACTCGATACTCTGGAAGTAAGTAGCATTGCTATACTTCCATTGTCAATTTTTTAGGCTTTCCACCTCCTAATCTTATGATTACTAAAAATTGCAAAACAGAGATGCACAAGGAAAGAGGAAGTGGACTAGCTCCTTGGCCACAAAGGCTTACAGCAGCACCACCTCGCCTGGAAGAAATTGGCGTCAGTCCTGAAGAATTCCATGAGGACACTGTAAGTTTCCTGAGTACAAGCTAACTGTTCACGTTGATGTTTGCCCAGTAAACTTTACTGTTCTATTTAATGAGAGACTGAAAAATCCATGTGATGCAGAACATTTGGCGCTTTAGAGTGATTGAGTACTGGAAGCAGATGAAGTCTGTCATACAGGAAAATTCAATTAGAAATGTCATGGATATGAACTCATACCTTGGTGGATTTGCTGCTGCCCTGAATGAAAAAGACGTCTGGGTAATGAATGTAGCTCCTGTCAATGTATCTGCCAGACTAAAGATCATCTACGATCGAGGATTAGTTGGAACTGTTCATGACTGGTATGCATTTTGATCTGATTATTCTCAGTAATTACAATTTATAATTTCTTGTCACATATTATTGGTCTGTTCAGAGAGTTGAATATTTTCGCTCACTGTGTTGTATAGGTGTGAAGCATTTTCGACATATCCACGTACATATGATCTTCTACATGCGTGGGAAGTATTCTCAGAGATTGCTGAACGGGGTTGCAATGCAGAAGATCTATTAATTGAAATGGATAGGATACTCAGACCAGATGGCTTGGTCATTATACGAGACAAACCTGCTGTTATAAACTATATTCGAAAGTTTCTGACTGCCTTGAAGTGGGATGGCTGGTTATCAGAAGTAGAACCGATGGTCGATGCTCTTTCCTCAAGCGACGAAAGAGTTTTGATTGCAAGAAAGAAGTTGTGGGACGAGGGGATTTCAGTAATGTGACTCTGCTTTGATTTTCAGGTATATGACCTAATTCATTTCACATTGATATGGATCTTCTAAACATTTTGCACTGAGAATTCCATACGTTTTGTTATTTCCTTGTTAATTTGTGCAAACTCTCACTTTGAGGAAATTTgacatttgtttttttcttctcgTCTTTCAAGATGTGCTAGATGCGGTATTGGTGCACGGCCTTGCCAGTCGAAGAGAATGTATTGAAAGAGTAGAGAGCCAAAGGAATGTCTTCAGTTACTGGTCGAGGCCATGATGCGCTGGctggtttggtactgctgtgctttgaaaaaaaattgttttcgctgtgctgtgagaatataCTCATTTTTGCTGTttcacgttttcagttttttttttcatccaaaattgtgaaaataagctgtttttaagtgtttaccaaacacttttttgagctcagcttttttttgatacccactttttataaaaacacatcaataccaaactagtACTTTGTTTCGTGAGATTGAGATGGTAGTGGTATACAGGGATAGAGATATAGATATAAAGGGCAACTCCAAACCAACAAGATTCCTTTGCGAGGGTCAAAGAGAATGTCTATCGTACGCACCCTTACCTAGCTTTGCACAGTTAAAAAATGTGCAAAGTTACGGTAGGAGAAAGGCGCaacaaaattgaagaaaaactaGCATAATTAGGTGACTGTTTTGCATTGGGATATTATCTTATTTTTTACAATTAAATAGTAATTGGAAATTGATTATATGGTTTTGGacctattttttatgaatttcgtaCGATGCGAAAGAGTTGACAATGGTTGTTTGTCGTCCAATTTTCTACAAACTACTTACGAAAACTTTGACTTTTGGGTTACACGTAAGTTCTTTCTCGTATGTTTCATATTTTACTTGCTATTGAAACACCAAGGCAGCGGTATTATACAATTTTATATGGGCAAGTTAAAACACACGACAATGCTCTAATAGGCCCGTGATTCCGCCCACTTTTGAATTCCCGGTTGAAAGTAGGTTGTTTTCCACGAGGCttgagcagaagaagaagacgagagGCACGTTCTCCACACGAGACCGACCACACACGAGACAAGCGTTTTTGTTCCCGCGAATTTCGTAATTCCCTACTTTCTCGCTCTAACTTTCTAAACCAGGGAGGGACGCTCCCAAGTTTCAACCCCTCCGGATTAGGACTAGGATTAGTATTAAGGGCACTATTAGGGGCATACCCCTCCCTCTAATCTCTCTCTAATCTCTGTAATTTATCCCTAATCACCCAACAGAGAATCTCACCACCTTCACTCTCGTTGCGTTCCCATGCCCTTCACTCATACGCTTCCATTCGCTTCCATGAATTCATCTGCAGGTGTGGATCCATTGACCAATGGCCTCAAAACCAACCTGTCCCTCAATCCATCATCTAATGGCAACGCCTCCAATGCCAAACCCTCAGCCAAGCAACCGTTTTTCATCGGTACGTAGCCACATTGGTTAGAGCGGATGCCTTCTCTTGCAATTTCAATCTGCATTTCCATGTTTCTTAATGCTTGTTTGTTAATCAGGTGTTGCTGGTGGGACTGCGTCCGGAAAAACTACCGTCTGCAACATGATCATCTCCCAGCTGCGCGATCAGCGTGTTGTTCTCGTAAATCAAGTACTtgtttctttcccttttttttcctaatttGTTCTTCAACGTGATCTTTGCACACCCCTTGTTTATTTCTAGcattttgaattgaataaatggaCAAAGAGTCGAGGGACGTAAACAAAAAGGGGTGTGCGGCAATCATCTTGCTTGTTCTTCATGTTTAAATAATGATGCTCTGTGTTGTGTTTTATAGGATTCGTTTTATCATTCCTTGGATGCTGAGAAACTGAAAAGGGTTCATGAGTACAATTTTGATCATCCCGGTAGCCATCCCTTTCGTGAATCATGCTAATGTTTGATTGATTTCAAATGAAATTTGACTAGATATGtgttctttctcttcttttttcgtGAGACTTGTGATGTTTCTTCACATTGCAATTGCTTTTCGATTTCAGAGGCATTCGACACAGAGCTTTTGCTTTCTTGCATGGAGCACTTAAAGCGCGGACAGGCAGTCAGCATCCCGAATTATGATTTTAAGACTCATCAAGCTATAGAACCAACTCGGAAGGTAATCCAGTCCGAGTCTCAGTTAACACGTTTTCCGGCATTGCTGcttgttttgatcaaataatTGCAGGTTAACCCCCCAGACATCATCATTTTAGAAGGAATACTTGTTCTCCATGACCCTCGCGTCCGTGATCTCATGAACATGAAAATATTCGTCGACACAGGTTATCTTTATCCATTTGTTCTCAtagttaaaatttgattttgggAGTTGGATCAAACTATCTAGCAATTGAGTAAACCTTGGCTTTTCGTATGTGTTTCGCATAGTATGACCTCTTATCCAATAACCATCATAACAGTTCCACCAGTGCAGATTCTGATGTACGCCTTTCACGGAGAATTCAACGTGACACAGTTGAAAGAGGCAGAAATATCGAGAATGTGCTTGACCAAGTTGGTTCAACTCTCCCCTTTTCCCTTCCGTTTGGATGCTGATTGAAGTGCTGTTATGTCTTTGAATTTCTGTTGACAACTAGTTGACTGTAATTTGCAGTATGCCAGATTCGTGAAGCCTAGTTTCGAAGAGTTCATACTTCCCTCGAAAAAATATGCAGACATCATCATTCCTCGAGGAGGAGATAACGATGTTGCAATCGACTTGATTGTACAACATATTCATACAAAGCTAGGCCAGCATGAACTGTGTAAAATATATCCAAACATCGTCGTTATACATTCAACGTTTCAGGTGACATTCACAACTTTGTAACCCTTGAActtgttttgtttatatttgaaATCTCTGCATTCGAAAAAGGGAATGATAGGAAGGGGGACAGATTCTAAACTTGCTATTTCTTTTGTTTCGTTCAGATACGGGGAATGCACACCCTAATTCGCGATGCCAAAACAACGAAGCATGACTTCGTCTTTTATGCAGACCGTCTTATTCGCTTGGTACAGCTACTCGTTTATGTTACAAAGTTTTTTTCTGACTGCCGATAAGCATGATGTAGCGTATAATGGTGTGAACGAACGCTTCAGGTTGTGGAGCATGGACTAGGTCAGCTTCCCTTCAAAGAAAAGCAGATCATTACCCCAACAGGTAGCTCTTCTAGCAGTCATTGATCCGACATTCAATTAGATGAACTCATTAGATAATCGTCATCACACTGCAACATCATTGTCGATAGACCATGAATAACTCGGCTTTATAACTCGTTCTTGTTCATACTAATTATTTTCCAAGAACCTCGGAAAGGAATACTCTTATCAAATTGTGGTGATAGGTAATATACTGTTTATTCATGGCAGGAACTGTTTACAGTGGAGTTATTTTCTACAAACATTTGTGCGGCGTTTCAGTCATTAGAAGGTTTGTTCATAAGAACCTTACAAAAGCAACTTGTCTACATTTCCAACTTTGCCAAACTCGATGATCAGCCTTGATCTTCGAAAGCCAAACGCATTTTTCTGCTATGGAGGAGTTGGATTCACATCCATATCGAAATTTTTGTGTGAAATACTTGAAATACATCGTCTCATTATGTTCGAATTTCCTTGTATCAGTGGAGAAAGCATGGAGAATGCACTTAGAGCATGCTGCAAGGGTATTAAAATCGGAAAAATCCTCATCCATGGAAAGGGTAACGATGGCCGAGAGGTTCGTGGAGGAAACCATTGTTTCagacccctctctctctctctctctctctctctctctctctctctctctctctctcaatctctcatgCTAATATCCTTACAATGTTGCTGCAGTTGATCTATGAGAAGCTACCAAAAGATATCGCAAGCCGGCATGTGTTATTTCTTGATCCTGTTCTGGCTTCAGGTTTGAGAAAACCAACATCTAACGTCTAATTGGGAAGCATATAATGTCTTCTAAAATCTGTAAATTTGTAGGATACTCCGCCATCAAAGCGATATCTCTGCTGCTCAGTAAGGGCGTACCTGAAACGAACATCATCTTCCTTAACCTCATAGCAGTGAGTTACTCGCATGTTTCCTTGTTCCTCAAGACACCTGACACATACGCTCCTGTAAATTCCTCGACATGAACTTGTTCCGAATAACCTAGAATTTGTAATGCAGGCGCCACATGGAATACATGCCATCTGCAAGAAATTTCCGAAGCTAAAACTCGTTACATCGGAGATCGATGAATCTCTGAACGACGACTTGCGCGTGATCCCGGGCATGGGAGAGTTCGGAGACCGTTACTTCGGCACAGATAACGAAGGAGAAGGTACCATTTCAAGTTCAAGGACGCCGAAATAAAAGTTCCTTTGGCGATGGAGGAGCTGATGGCGTTGCATGCTCAACTTCGTTCCATTGTCTAATAATTTTGCGACCGCTTAGTTTTTGTTCAACAAATTGTGTAGTCAATGAGCATGGACATATCCACAAGCCTACAACCTTGGCTTTTGTGGCCGAAACGTTTATTTTTCTCCGGCAGGTGGTCGAAGTGTTCTTTTTTCCGGCCAGGTCATCGAAATGTTTGATAATTACGAGCCTCAACGAAAACAAAAACATCAATCAATTCAATATTCATGGGAAAAATCTTTATTAATTTACACTGAACAAAATGTTTTGATCTAATAACGTTACTAGAGCGACAAATACAACCTTCAAAAGAGCTTAGAACTGATACATTCCGGAATTGCACCTAAACACATACTTCAAAAATGGATAGAATCAGTTAATCTCACAGTTCGTTCTTCATGTCTTTAATCTCGAAAATTGAAGATAAGTTGCTAATGGATCATGTCGTGCTCTTtttactcttcttcttccttgaagCAAAGCTGCTTGGTCCAATTTCTATGGACATCCTTTTCGTCCTGCAAAACAATAATTGGGTACATTCAGAAGAACAGCATGTGGCGTTCGGGGATCTTGTGTATTGTGGTTTCTTCCACAAATATAAGAGTGGCCAACAAAAATTAAGAAGCATCATACCTCTTGGAGAGCTCTTCTGACTCCTCGTCGCCATCTTCAAATGCACCATCTGAAACTAAACATATAATGCAATTCAAGGCCAGTTGAAAGATCCATTCAACAATATATGCGAAAAACCAAATGCTAAATCAACATTATACTTTTGTTGTTCACAACTAAAGCCATACCAGCTCCATCGATCTCTTCATCCTCGTTCTCTGACTCTGAACCGGAACCCCACCTGTCACCTCCCTCGTCAAAGTCCCAACGTTCTCCCACTGGTGGCATCCAAAAGTCAGCTTCTTCAGTATCACCTTCCTCATCAGAAGACTTACTTTTTCCAGACATAATCTCATCCACTCTGTCatccttcttcttattcttcttcttcttattctttttcttcttcttctttctttctccgtCTCCGTCTTGGTCAGGTACTATTTCCGGGTTCTGATCATCCATATTTTCTACCACTCCCTTGGCTTTTAgcttctcttcttccttctcttctgTTTATATAAACCGACACGAATATCACCAATAAAAACATTTGGGACACCATCAAATTCATATATAAGCAAAACCCATGAGTCCAAAAGCCAATCCATACACAAATTGGACCGAAAACCAACATAATGGATTCGAAAAAGAACGAAACAGTATACGAACCGAGCTTGTTGAGGAACCGTTTCCCATTTATATGCTTCCAAATGTGCTCCTCTGACTTATTGATAGTATCCCCTGTTAGCTTACACACCAACTTTGAACTGCACAAGGAAAGCAAACGAACAAGGTGTCAGCATAAACTCAAAATCTCTGCTTGGTTTGCAGTAAAATTTACAAACTTTTCGTATATCAATTCGCAACATGGGAAATATAAACAAACGTAAATTTAACATTGGCCTCTGGGGGATTGCTTCTACAAGGAGTAAAAGTGCTTTCCGACCAACAAATGCGATTTTGATTATGTTTGGGAAAACACCAGGAAGGTAAAAGCGCTTTCGGGAGAAGCACCTACTCAGGAAGTACTTCCAAGTATTTTTCCAGAAAGCacgttcattttaatgaaaatttcgACATGTTCCTAGGAAGCATAAGTGCTTTTGATCAGAAGTGCTTAGCAATCAAACCCAGCAGAATTTCAATGTAAATTATGCAGAAATTAATCAAAGCTTAAATCTTTATGTAACGGAAACGAAAGATTATGAAATTACCGGGAAAGAGGATCCTGCTTGAACATGTTGAGAGGAGCTTTCTTATGGGCAAGGGAATATTCGATGAGACCCAAACGGCACCGTTTGCTCCGAGAGTAAATTTCTATGTCTTTGGCCAGCAATTCGTGGCCTGTCTCGACGCACTGGAAGCGGCCGTTGTCGAGCTCCTTGAAGGTCGGCGAGCCCAGCAGGTTGCTCCCTTCCTTTTCCTCCTTCGCCTTCTCAGTCGTCGCCATTGCTGAGTTCCTCGAGCTGCGAAGCCGCGCACAGAGAGAGCGAGCGAGCGAGCGAAGATACAATGTTTTGGGCCGCAGACCTAATTATAAGCCAGCCTCATCTGGTCCTGGACTCATAAGGATTTTGGGCCTATTTTTTGGATCCAAGTCTGAGTTAATGTGGGCCAATCTCAATGCGCCCTCCTCTTTCGTTGTCTATCCAAATAAATGGGTAAGAGACTATTATGTGTAATCCAACGTTTAAGTAACCGTGTCTCAAACTTATTACTTGTCGTTCATGAGTTATGAATTTAGGATCTCATTAAACGAAGGGGAGACTGAGACTGAGTATCGTTAGACTAAACATTCATAtgcatgagagatttttcagtgtgatcgacACACAagatgatacatcacgtgttactgtacaaatgatgagatatgtatgttaaaaagttaataacttaaaaaatattttttttcatcatttacataaaaacacgtgatgtatcactGTGTTCCcgtcataataaaaaatttctccatctTCAGGCCTTCTGTCTTTGTTTACCTCAGTGAATGGCTCATTTCCGAGTTCAGCAAATTAGGGAAAATTTTCAAAGGCAAATGTCAACAAAAGGAGTGATTTTTGCACAACATATTCACTCCATGTGCGTCTTTCTTCGCCCTTTGTGCGCACCTTTTTTCATCTTTTGCACGCCTTTTTTAGTTTTACAATTAATTCTTTTTTGATTTGTTTAAACTAGTAGTTAAAGAAAGAGTAGTGCCACActtatcatatttttcatacCGAAATTGTCATTATAGAGATAGGTCCCAACAATATATATGAgtctcatctctattagagTCTTAAAGATGTGATATAAATGTAATATGAAAAATAAGATAAGAGTAAaatttttgttaagaaaatatacaatatGAAATGGTGTACATAAATTATTTCACACATGATCAATGTCAAAGTTGTTAAATTTGCTCATCAAATTATttaccaaatgatgtggttgaaCCATTTCTGGATCTCTGTGTCGGAGTCCAAGGAAAAGATGATCCAAACCGCTGAACAAAGAGATCCAGATCTTTAATTGATGTGAAGTAGATCAGTGAGATAGATTAATGAGAACTACATAATTTAAAATGAATGGTCTAGACCACCTTATTCTTCCGATCTAGACACAGAATCTAGGGGGGTTATCGAGCTGTTGTTTATGTATAAatcataataaaaaatcatgaaaatttGTAATATATTTGGTGAACACAACTTGTTTGTCGGTGATTTATTTTGCGTAAATATAAAATGACTTGGAATCTTGATCAATCACGAGTTGAAGTTATGTCTGTTGAATTTGCTTTGACAATTTGGACGTGATGATATTTCTTTACATATATTTAGCAAGTTTTGTTCTTCTTTGGGGCTACCTTGTGGTGGAGACAGATTGTCTACCCTCTTGTTTTGGTGCTCTTTCCATCGCCTCTTATTTGTAAGGTCACAGTCAAACAacattaacattttatattcttattattttttgttttattatctctataaaaaattaatataaaatgttgacgtgatttaaccttGACCGtacaaaataggaggggatgaaaATGACACCTAAACAGGAGGGCGACAATATGCCTCCACGTGGTCTActatttttaatgtaaataCAATATAAAAATGGCCCATGCTTGGCACATGTAGCAtgcacatttttttattatatgctTTTGCAAGATGTGTTCACATCCTAGATTCGGTgcgcagaaaaaaaaaattaaaataaaaaaaataaacgaaaTAGGGGACTTAAAATAATACTTCTTTCATAGAAATAAATATATGTGTACAAAACTTAATAAAAACTCTTATATCCCTCATGTCTTGACAAATAATTCATCTGACCCTCCTC is a genomic window of Malus domestica chromosome 09, GDT2T_hap1 containing:
- the LOC103442201 gene encoding probable methyltransferase PMT9 isoform X2, whose translation is MKKLPAPMDSTRFSVGSFSIAEILKSLPICDLRFSELIPCLDRNLIYQLRLKPNLTFREHYERHCPAPERRYNCLIPPPLGYKIPIRWPESRDEVWKANIPHTHLAQVKSDQNWMVVNGDKISFPGGGTHFHDGADKYIVALSRMLKFPGDKFNNGGNIRNVLDVGCGVASFGAYLLSHDVIALSLAPNDAHENQIQFALERGIPSTLGILGIKRLTYPSGSFELAHCSRCRIDWLQRDGILLLELDRLLRPGGYFVYTSPEAYALDPENRRIWSAMSDLLKRMCWRVVAKKEPSVVWAKPLTNSCYLKRDSRTQPPLCDSKDDPDASWNVSMKACITRYSGKMHKERGSGLAPWPQRLTAAPPRLEEIGVSPEEFHEDTNIWRFRVIEYWKQMKSVIQENSIRNVMDMNSYLGGFAAALNEKDVWVMNVAPVNVSARLKIIYDRGLVGTVHDWCEAFSTYPRTYDLLHAWEVFSEIAERGCNAEDLLIEMDRILRPDGLVIIRDKPAVINYIRKFLTALKWDGWLSEVEPMVDALSSSDERVLIARKKLWDEGISVM
- the LOC103442201 gene encoding probable methyltransferase PMT9 isoform X1 codes for the protein MKHNGQLSSFPAANKLLKFAIIVLIACLGLLCLYYGCSFVPGSRRSDEEASGSDGLHPLFGGFVLHRDLDDLHDDQEHNSEILKSLPICDLRFSELIPCLDRNLIYQLRLKPNLTFREHYERHCPAPERRYNCLIPPPLGYKIPIRWPESRDEVWKANIPHTHLAQVKSDQNWMVVNGDKISFPGGGTHFHDGADKYIVALSRMLKFPGDKFNNGGNIRNVLDVGCGVASFGAYLLSHDVIALSLAPNDAHENQIQFALERGIPSTLGILGIKRLTYPSGSFELAHCSRCRIDWLQRDGILLLELDRLLRPGGYFVYTSPEAYALDPENRRIWSAMSDLLKRMCWRVVAKKEPSVVWAKPLTNSCYLKRDSRTQPPLCDSKDDPDASWNVSMKACITRYSGKMHKERGSGLAPWPQRLTAAPPRLEEIGVSPEEFHEDTNIWRFRVIEYWKQMKSVIQENSIRNVMDMNSYLGGFAAALNEKDVWVMNVAPVNVSARLKIIYDRGLVGTVHDWCEAFSTYPRTYDLLHAWEVFSEIAERGCNAEDLLIEMDRILRPDGLVIIRDKPAVINYIRKFLTALKWDGWLSEVEPMVDALSSSDERVLIARKKLWDEGISVM
- the LOC103442200 gene encoding uridine kinase-like protein 5 isoform X2, with amino-acid sequence MPFTHTLPFASMNSSAGVDPLTNGLKTNLSLNPSSNGNASNAKPSAKQPFFIGVAGGTASGKTTVCNMIISQLRDQRVVLVNQDSFYHSLDAEKLKRVHEYNFDHPEAFDTELLLSCMEHLKRGQAVSIPNYDFKTHQAIEPTRKVNPPDIIILEGILVLHDPRVRDLMNMKIFVDTDSDVRLSRRIQRDTVERGRNIENVLDQYARFVKPSFEEFILPSKKYADIIIPRGGDNDVAIDLIVQHIHTKLGQHELCKIYPNIVVIHSTFQIRGMHTLIRDAKTTKHDFVFYADRLIRLVVEHGLGQLPFKEKQIITPTGTVYSGVIFYKHLCGVSVIRSGESMENALRACCKGIKIGKILIHGKGNDGRELIYEKLPKDIASRHVLFLDPVLASGYSAIKAISLLLSKGVPETNIIFLNLIAAPHGIHAICKKFPKLKLVTSEIDESLNDDLRVIPGMGEFGDRYFGTDNEGEGTISSSRTPK
- the LOC103442200 gene encoding uridine kinase-like protein 5 isoform X1 produces the protein MPFTHTLPFASMNSSAGVDPLTNGLKTNLSLNPSSNGNASNAKPSAKQPFFIGVAGGTASGKTTVCNMIISQLRDQRVVLVNQDSFYHSLDAEKLKRVHEYNFDHPEAFDTELLLSCMEHLKRGQAVSIPNYDFKTHQAIEPTRKVNPPDIIILEGILVLHDPRVRDLMNMKIFVDTVPPVQILMYAFHGEFNVTQLKEAEISRMCLTKLYARFVKPSFEEFILPSKKYADIIIPRGGDNDVAIDLIVQHIHTKLGQHELCKIYPNIVVIHSTFQIRGMHTLIRDAKTTKHDFVFYADRLIRLVVEHGLGQLPFKEKQIITPTGTVYSGVIFYKHLCGVSVIRSGESMENALRACCKGIKIGKILIHGKGNDGRELIYEKLPKDIASRHVLFLDPVLASGYSAIKAISLLLSKGVPETNIIFLNLIAAPHGIHAICKKFPKLKLVTSEIDESLNDDLRVIPGMGEFGDRYFGTDNEGEGTISSSRTPK
- the LOC103442198 gene encoding uncharacterized protein isoform X2: MATTEKAKEEKEGSNLLGSPTFKELDNGRFQCVETGHELLAKDIEIYSRSKRCRLGLIEYSLAHKKAPLNMFKQDPLSRSKLVCKLTGDTINKSEEHIWKHINGKRFLNKLEEKEEEKLKAKGVVENMDDQNPEIVPDQDGDGERKKKKKKNKKKKNKKKDDRVDEIMSGKSKSSDEEGDTEEADFWMPPVGERWDFDEGGDRWGSGSESENEDEEIDGADGAFEDGDEESEELSKRTKRMSIEIGPSSFASRKKKSKKSTT
- the LOC103442198 gene encoding uncharacterized protein isoform X1, producing MATTEKAKEEKEGSNLLGSPTFKELDNGRFQCVETGHELLAKDIEIYSRSKRCRLGLIEYSLAHKKAPLNMFKQDPLSRSKLVCKLTGDTINKSEEHIWKHINGKRFLNKLEEKEEEKLKAKGVVENMDDQNPEIVPDQDGDGERKKKKKKNKKKKNKKKDDRVDEIMSGKSKSSDEEGDTEEADFWMPPVGERWDFDEGGDRWGSGSESENEDEEIDGAVSDGAFEDGDEESEELSKRTKRMSIEIGPSSFASRKKKSKKSTT